A genomic segment from Octopus sinensis linkage group LG4, ASM634580v1, whole genome shotgun sequence encodes:
- the LOC115210951 gene encoding nociceptin receptor-like: MIFIEINMSFINTSWVSCNESGKIQSSCEESYENHMYRNFYDVTQMITGLVLYPSTCALGLIGNILCLIVFSLKTMRTSTNIYLQALAVADTIKLVTDFLYFVVVLLLRTDKKQGIKLHGCLYPYAHYLFNMSLCISAWLTVGVSVERFIFICQPFRVKRFCTVRRAIKVSTVTFILGTLISLPYMLRYRTKSEIVNGTVQVSGISVTALWSEKQFATIFTWAHALLRSAIPLVLLVGLNILIWKGLKRPSTIKKSARLKYKATLTLIYVVAVFCICVTPDAILSTVLGLGYYEENYLARGVREITDYLLQVNSAVNFVIYYFSCTAFRNSINSILMCSYFYNPVRQLSIMNEDS, from the coding sequence ATGATTTTTATAGAAATCAATATGAGTTTTATTAACACAAGCTGGGTTTCTTGCAACGAGAGCGGGAAAATACAATCTTCATGTGAAGAAAGTTATGAGAACCATATGTATAGAAACTTTTATGATGTTACTCAAATGATAACCGGACTGGTACTCTATCCGAGTACGTGTGCTCTTGGTCtaattggaaatattttatgtttaattgTTTTTAGTTTAAAAACCATGAGGACGTCAACTAACATCTACCTACAAGCACTTGCTGTAGCTGATACAATTAAGCTTGTGACGGATTTTCTTTACTTCGTTGTCGTCCTTCTCCTTCGAACTGACAAAAAGCAAGGGATTAAATTGCATGGATGTCTCTATCCTTATGCTCATTACTTGTTCaatatgtctttgtgtatatcaGCTTGGCTGACTGTTGGTGTTTCGGTCgaaagatttatttttatatgtcaaCCGTTCAGAGTAAAACGTTTTTGTACTGTTCGGCGCGCTATCAAAGTCAGTACAGTCACATTCATCCTAGGAACTCTCATTTCATTGCCCTACATGCTTCGCTATCGCACTAAATCAGAAATTGTTAACGGAACGGTTCAAGTGTCGGGTATCAGTGTCACAGCACTTTGGAGCGAGAAACAATTTGCTACCATATTCACTTGGGCACATGCACTCTTAAGGTCTGCCATTCCTCTTGTATTGTTGGTTGGACTTAACATTTTAATTTGGAAAGGCTTGAAAAGACCAAGTACAATCAAGAAAAGTGCTCGCTTGAAATATAAAGCTACACTGACTTTAATATATGTAGTTGCTGTTTTCTGTATTTGTGTTACGCCTGATGCTATTCTTAGTACAGTGTTAGGTCTAGGTTATTACGAAGAGAATTATCTTGCTCGCGGAGTACGCGAAATTACGGATTACCTTCTCCAAGTTAATTCTGCcgtcaactttgttatatattatttttcatgtacAGCCTTTCGTAATTCCATCAATTCCATATTGATGTGTTCCTACTTTTATAATCCCGTCAGACAACTATCGATAATGAATGAGGActcttaa